A single Gadus macrocephalus chromosome 22, ASM3116895v1 DNA region contains:
- the LOC132451197 gene encoding apolipoprotein A-IV-like, with translation MKVFAVLALTLFSACNADLLWQDPAQTSVATVRDAFWDYVAKATTTAEESLQQIKQSALGQEVDTRISESSQAVTQYTLALQNQVAPMTQELLAKLSLEAEALKTRVDSELASAGVALQPYLAELKEELQKQMDTLQKEVLPFAQSMDAETLKATVQQRSQELKERLDQSLQGIQTQMGPLTEGLKQKVDQSVLDFQSKMEPITQDFQRQLAQKSQEIQQSLTPMAEELKAKLTVNTQDLQSQLAELWKSFSEKIQ, from the exons atgaaggTCTTTGCAGTGCTAGCGCTGACCCTTTTCTCCG CGTGCAACGCTGACCTGCTGTGGCAGGACCCGGCCCAGACCAGCGTCGCCACAGTCAGGGATGCCTTCTGGGACTACGTCGCCAAGGCAACCACCACCGCGGAGGAGTCCCTCCAGCAGATCAAACAGTCCGCcctgggacaggaagtgga CACCAGGATCTCCGAGAGCTCCCAGGCCGTGACCCAGTACACCCTGGCCCTCCAGAACCAGGTGGCCCCCATGACCCAGGAGCTGCTGGCCAAGCTGTCCCTGGAGGCCGAGGCCCTGAAGACCCGCGTCGACTCTGAGCTGGCCTCCGCCGGTGTGGCGCTCCAGCCCTACTTGGCcgagctgaaggaggagctccagaAGCAGATGGACACCCTGCAGAAGGAGGTGCTGCCCTTCGCCCAGTCCATGGACGCCGAGACCCTGAAGGCCACCGTGCAGCAGAGGAGccaggagctgaaggagaggcTGGACCAGAGCCTCCAGGGCATCCAGACACAGATGGGACCCCTGACCGAGGGCCTGAAGCAGAAGGTGGACCAGAGCGTGCTGGACTTCCAGAGCAAGATGGAGCCCATCACCCAGGACTTCCAGAGGCAGCTGGCCCAGAAGAGCCAGGAGATCCAGCAGAGCCTGACCCCCATGGCAGAGGAGCTGAAGGCCAAGCTGACCGTCAACACCCAGGACCTGCAGAGCCAGCTGGCCGAGCTCTGGAAGTCCTTCAGCGAGAAGATCCAGTAA
- the LOC132451200 gene encoding apolipoprotein A-IV-like → MKVFAVLALTLFSACNADLLWQDPAQTSVATVRDAFWDYVAKATTTAEESLQQIKQSALGQEVDTRISESSQAVTQYTLALQNQVAPMTQELLAKLSLEAEALKTRVDSELASAGVALQPYLAELKEELQKQMDTLQKEVLPFAQSMDAETLKATVQQRSQELKERLDQSLQGIQTQMGPLTEGLKQKVDQSVLDFQSKMEPITQDFQRQLAQKSQEIQQSLTPMAEELKAKLTVNTQDLQSQLAELWKSFSEKIQ, encoded by the exons atgaaggTCTTTGCAGTGCTAGCGCTGACCCTTTTCTCCG CGTGCAACGCTGACCTGCTGTGGCAGGACCCGGCCCAGACCAGCGTCGCCACAGTCAGGGATGCCTTCTGGGACTACGTCGCCAAGGCAACCACCACCGCGGAGGAGTCCCTCCAGCAGATCAAACAGTCCGCcctgggacaggaagtgga CACCAGGATCTCCGAAAGCTCCCAGGCCGTGACCCAGTACACCCTGGCCCTCCAGAACCAGGTGGCCCCCATGACCCAGGAGCTGCTGGCCAAGCTGTCCCTGGAGGCCGAGGCCCTGAAGACCCGCGTCGACTCTGAGCTGGCCTCCGCCGGTGTGGCGCTCCAGCCCTACTTGGCcgagctgaaggaggagctccagaAGCAGATGGACACCCTGCAGAAGGAGGTGCTGCCCTTCGCCCAGTCCATGGACGCCGAGACCCTGAAGGCCACCGTGCAGCAGAGGAGccaggagctgaaggagaggcTGGACCAGAGCCTCCAGGGCATCCAGACACAGATGGGACCCCTGACCGAGGGCCTGAAGCAGAAGGTGGACCAGAGCGTGCTGGACTTCCAGAGCAAGATGGAGCCCATCACCCAGGACTTCCAGAGGCAGCTGGCCCAGAAGAGCCAGGAGATCCAGCAGAGCCTGACCCCCATGGCAGAGGAGCTGAAGGCCAAGCTGACCGTCAACACCCAGGACCTGCAGAGCCAGCTGGCCGAGCTCTGGAAGTCCTTCAGCGAGAAGATCCAGTAA